The following are from one region of the Stanieria sp. NIES-3757 genome:
- a CDS encoding NAD-dependent epimerase/dehydratase has product MKITIIGCGYVGTAVAKVWSKAGHHLTLTTTTPAKISQLSTIASDVVILQGNDLDTLTQVIEDREVILFTVGAKQRDPDTYRQAYLETAKNLVAAIQQTNTVRQLIYTGTHAVLGNQQGEWVDEQCPYNPLNENGEILCQTEETILSAQNEQSNACILRLAGIYGQGRELINIFRTWAGTTRPGNGQDYTNWVHLDDIVQAIALACQKQLQGIYNLSSDEPLTKQEFYHRLFTTYNLTPLNWDGNSSSSPSFNVRLVNQKIKKAGLQLIHPQIEF; this is encoded by the coding sequence ATGAAAATTACTATTATTGGTTGTGGTTATGTCGGTACTGCGGTCGCTAAAGTTTGGTCGAAAGCTGGTCATCATCTTACTTTAACTACTACTACACCAGCCAAAATATCGCAACTATCAACTATTGCCTCAGATGTTGTCATTCTTCAAGGCAACGATCTTGATACTTTGACTCAAGTAATTGAAGATCGAGAGGTAATTTTATTTACTGTTGGTGCAAAACAACGAGATCCCGATACTTACCGACAAGCGTATTTAGAAACAGCTAAAAATTTAGTAGCAGCTATCCAACAAACCAATACTGTTAGACAATTAATCTACACGGGAACTCATGCAGTTTTGGGTAACCAACAAGGAGAATGGGTAGATGAACAATGTCCCTACAACCCTCTCAACGAAAATGGCGAAATTCTTTGTCAAACTGAAGAAACAATCTTATCAGCCCAAAATGAACAATCAAATGCTTGTATTTTGCGATTAGCAGGTATTTATGGGCAAGGAAGAGAATTAATTAACATTTTTCGTACTTGGGCAGGTACAACTCGCCCTGGAAATGGTCAAGATTATACTAATTGGGTTCATTTAGATGATATCGTGCAAGCGATCGCACTAGCGTGTCAAAAACAATTACAGGGAATATACAATCTTAGTAGTGATGAACCACTCACTAAACAAGAATTCTATCATCGTTTATTTACCACCTATAATCTAACACCTCTCAATTGGGATGGAAATTCATCTTCATCGCCTTCTTTTAACGTCAGGTTAGTCAATCAGAAAATCAAAAAAGCAGGTTTACAATTAATTCACCCTCAAATTGAGTTTTAA
- a CDS encoding Recombinase, with product MYQDLGQRQQLEQLILDCKLQSPQYLLIRSLEELGDNLQEICDRFKQLQALNLEIIIAEDPANWSQLNSINFQDLPNLLTQIQANQSRRRLQKGHARNRLKALPPPGKAPYGYRRGQDKYLIDKSTSPIVKDFFERFLLFGSLRGAVRYLEKRYGKKISPSTGHQWLINPVYRGDLKYKNGEIISDTHAAIISREEAAQVDRLLRRNSRLPNRTASAPRSLAGLVVCQQCQTRMKITRVTRKNKPQEYLYLRPINCPLQPKCSAISYQEVFQQTIESICQELPRAVAQVNLTNLEATKESLTAIITQKKAILKQLPHLIEQEVLDQETAQLRSYKLQTEIAQLTQKIAQLPPVNLFAIAKTVSLPQFWLDLSESERRFYLREFIKQIEIIRSGIKKWHLKIIFIF from the coding sequence GTGTATCAAGATTTGGGTCAACGGCAACAACTAGAACAATTAATTTTAGATTGTAAGTTGCAATCTCCACAATATTTATTAATTCGTTCCTTAGAAGAATTAGGAGATAATCTTCAAGAAATTTGCGATCGCTTTAAACAATTACAAGCTTTAAATTTAGAAATTATTATTGCAGAAGATCCTGCAAACTGGTCACAATTAAATTCAATTAACTTTCAAGATTTACCCAATTTATTAACTCAAATTCAAGCAAATCAATCCCGTCGTCGTTTACAAAAAGGACACGCTCGTAATCGGCTGAAAGCTCTTCCTCCTCCTGGGAAAGCTCCTTATGGTTATCGTCGTGGTCAAGATAAATATTTAATTGATAAAAGTACTTCTCCGATTGTTAAAGATTTTTTTGAAAGGTTTTTATTGTTTGGTTCTTTGCGTGGTGCAGTAAGATATTTAGAAAAAAGATACGGTAAAAAAATATCTCCTTCAACTGGTCATCAATGGTTAATTAATCCTGTTTATCGAGGAGATTTAAAATATAAAAATGGTGAAATTATTTCTGATACTCATGCTGCAATTATTTCTCGTGAAGAAGCAGCCCAAGTAGATCGTTTATTAAGGAGAAATAGCCGTTTACCTAATCGTACAGCTAGCGCACCTCGTTCTTTAGCTGGTTTAGTAGTCTGTCAACAATGCCAAACTCGGATGAAAATTACTCGCGTTACTAGAAAAAATAAACCACAAGAATATCTTTATTTACGCCCGATTAATTGTCCACTTCAACCAAAATGTTCAGCTATTTCCTATCAAGAAGTCTTTCAACAAACTATTGAATCTATTTGTCAAGAATTACCTCGTGCTGTTGCTCAAGTAAATTTAACTAATTTAGAAGCAACGAAAGAATCGTTAACCGCAATTATTACTCAAAAAAAAGCTATTTTAAAACAACTACCCCATTTAATTGAACAAGAAGTTTTAGACCAGGAAACAGCCCAATTACGTAGTTATAAACTACAAACAGAAATAGCTCAATTAACTCAAAAAATCGCTCAATTACCACCTGTTAATTTATTTGCGATCGCAAAAACTGTTTCTTTGCCTCAATTTTGGTTAGATTTATCAGAATCAGAACGAAGATTTTATTTACGTGAGTTTATTAAACAAATCGAAATTATTCGCTCTGGAATTAAAAAATGGCATTTAAAAATAATTTTTATCTTTTAA
- the pth gene encoding peptidyl-tRNA hydrolase: protein MTQEKTAKLIIPQLIVGLGNPEPKYDRTRHNIGFEAVDALADSWGLNWEKNQRFQGLIAEGLAPNRSKIRLLKPLTYMNRSGQAVRAVIDWYKLAPESVLVIYDDMDLPVGKLRMRLSGSAGGHNGMKSIISHLGSQNFPRLRIGIGKSDGNKETVSHVLGKFAPTETKVVTEVLEFTAKAVNLSLKDGVEKAMSLYNGCSIAVASE from the coding sequence ATGACCCAAGAAAAGACAGCAAAGTTAATTATTCCGCAATTGATCGTTGGTTTAGGCAATCCCGAACCGAAATATGATCGCACGAGACATAACATTGGTTTTGAAGCGGTTGATGCTTTAGCTGATTCTTGGGGATTAAACTGGGAAAAAAATCAGCGTTTTCAAGGATTGATTGCTGAAGGACTAGCACCTAATCGGAGTAAAATTCGCTTGCTTAAACCTCTTACTTACATGAATCGTTCAGGACAAGCTGTTCGAGCGGTGATAGATTGGTATAAACTTGCTCCTGAGTCGGTGTTAGTCATTTACGATGATATGGATTTACCAGTAGGAAAACTGCGGATGCGACTATCGGGTTCTGCTGGGGGACATAATGGGATGAAATCAATTATTTCCCATCTTGGTAGTCAAAATTTTCCTCGCTTACGAATTGGAATTGGTAAGTCAGATGGCAACAAAGAAACAGTTAGTCATGTTTTAGGTAAATTTGCGCCTACAGAAACTAAAGTTGTTACTGAAGTTTTAGAATTTACTGCCAAAGCTGTCAATCTCAGTCTCAAAGACGGAGTGGAAAAAGCAATGAGTCTTTACAACGGTTGTAGTATTGCCGTTGCATCTGAATAA
- a CDS encoding deoxyribodipyrimidine photolyase-related protein translates to MIGIWILGDQLWQKQSALASCDQNKNQTPVILIESSNYIKERIYHQQKLVLVWSAMRHFAEELKSNGWQVSYEIAEDFFTPLQAWIKQHQITELRIMTPSDRFLSNYIKSLDLSCQIKFIPNNHFFWSQSDFAHWAKSRKRLILEDFYREGRKRFQVLINGKQPVGGQWNFDKQNRQPPKNNLKTPVPLWFEPDAITTEVISWVKQKKFSSYGKIEPFDWGVTRQQAQQVLKHFIDNCLANFGTYQDAMLTGETTMWHSLISPYLNLGLLTPQEVIQAVEKAYYTQNLLINSVEGFIRQVLGWREYMHGLYHYLDEDYPNQNWFNHSHPLPQFFWDAKQTKMNCLQQTLTQVENTGYAHHIQRLMVLSNFALIAGISPQEIEAWFHSAFIDAYDWVMQTNVIGMGQFADGGMIASKPYAASANYINKMSDYCGNCIYSKSERSTENACPFNFFYWDFLNRHRDRLESLGRMNLVLANLKRISPQELEKISSLARQWWENQLVKP, encoded by the coding sequence ATGATTGGCATCTGGATTTTAGGCGATCAACTTTGGCAAAAACAATCTGCTTTAGCAAGTTGTGATCAAAATAAAAATCAAACTCCAGTAATTTTGATCGAATCTAGTAACTATATTAAAGAAAGGATTTACCATCAACAAAAATTGGTTTTAGTTTGGTCAGCCATGCGTCATTTTGCTGAAGAATTAAAGTCAAATGGTTGGCAAGTTAGTTATGAAATTGCTGAAGATTTTTTTACACCTCTTCAAGCTTGGATTAAGCAACATCAAATTACTGAATTGCGTATCATGACTCCAAGCGATCGCTTCTTGAGTAATTATATAAAAAGTTTGGATTTATCTTGCCAAATAAAATTTATTCCTAACAATCATTTTTTTTGGAGTCAATCAGATTTTGCTCATTGGGCAAAGTCTCGTAAAAGATTAATTTTAGAAGATTTTTATCGCGAAGGTAGAAAGAGATTTCAAGTTTTAATAAATGGAAAACAACCTGTGGGTGGTCAATGGAATTTTGATAAACAAAACCGCCAACCACCAAAAAATAATTTAAAAACTCCAGTACCATTATGGTTTGAACCAGATGCTATTACTACTGAAGTAATTAGTTGGGTTAAGCAGAAAAAATTTTCTAGTTATGGCAAAATTGAACCTTTTGATTGGGGAGTAACTAGACAGCAAGCTCAACAAGTATTAAAGCATTTTATTGATAATTGTTTAGCAAATTTTGGGACTTATCAGGATGCAATGTTAACAGGAGAAACGACCATGTGGCATAGTTTAATTTCTCCTTATCTCAACCTCGGTTTACTAACTCCCCAGGAAGTAATTCAAGCTGTAGAAAAAGCCTATTACACTCAAAATTTACTTATTAATAGTGTCGAAGGTTTTATCCGCCAAGTATTAGGTTGGCGTGAATATATGCACGGACTTTATCATTATTTAGATGAAGATTATCCTAATCAAAATTGGTTTAATCATAGCCATCCTTTACCACAATTTTTTTGGGATGCGAAGCAAACTAAAATGAATTGTCTTCAGCAAACTTTAACTCAAGTAGAAAATACTGGTTATGCTCATCATATTCAAAGACTAATGGTTTTGAGTAACTTTGCTTTGATTGCTGGAATTTCTCCTCAAGAAATAGAAGCTTGGTTTCATTCCGCTTTTATCGATGCTTATGACTGGGTAATGCAAACTAATGTCATTGGGATGGGACAATTTGCTGACGGAGGAATGATTGCTTCTAAACCCTATGCTGCTTCAGCTAACTATATCAATAAAATGAGTGATTACTGTGGTAATTGTATCTATAGTAAAAGCGAGCGCAGCACTGAAAATGCTTGTCCGTTTAATTTTTTCTACTGGGATTTTCTCAATCGTCATCGTGATCGCCTTGAGTCTTTAGGACGGATGAATTTAGTCTTAGCTAACCTTAAACGTATTTCTCCCCAGGAATTAGAAAAAATCAGTTCTTTAGCTCGCCAATGGTGGGAAAATCAACTAGTCAAACCCTAA
- a CDS encoding carbohydrate kinase, YjeF related protein, producing MLEQIIVSAQQMRQIEEQIFSAGMPVAALMEKAAGLCASRVQSLYPLSAVKQVGVLVGPGHNGGDALVVARELHLAGYQVKICRPLSKLKDLTNTHANYAASLEIPFSEEIESLQDCELIIDGLFGFGNERSLEGKLAAAVNQLNSWSKSVVSIDLPSGIHTDTGEVLGTAVVATHTFCLGLWKRAFFQDQALAYLGKVERLNFGIPPHVVWQVIPQPAPIQQITRNIAQKLLPLPRPPVTHKYKQGHLLLICGSHRYAGGTLLTALGARSSGVGMLSIAVPESLKPILVSHLPDALTIGCPETESGAIASLPDLAKFSNYDLIACGPGLTPEAKPIVETVLEAECPVVLDADGLNILAQLGTLSSLAKRKATTVLTPHLGEFKRLFPDIEITHGDKITAVQTASQQSGAIVLLKGARTAIAHPNGSVWIVPESTPALARGGSGDVLTGLIGGLMAQIEAGESENKNEEVLHSIVATAAWWHAQAGILAAKQRTELGVDAHTLSQYLIPVWQQ from the coding sequence ATGCTTGAACAAATCATAGTCTCTGCCCAACAGATGCGCCAGATTGAAGAACAAATTTTTAGCGCAGGAATGCCTGTCGCAGCATTGATGGAAAAAGCAGCAGGATTATGTGCTAGTAGAGTTCAAAGTCTTTATCCTTTATCGGCAGTTAAACAAGTAGGGGTTTTAGTTGGTCCAGGTCATAATGGTGGTGATGCCTTGGTAGTTGCCAGGGAATTACATTTAGCTGGTTATCAAGTTAAGATTTGTCGTCCCCTAAGCAAGTTAAAAGATTTAACTAATACTCATGCTAATTACGCTGCCAGTTTAGAAATCCCTTTCTCTGAAGAGATTGAATCATTACAAGATTGTGAATTAATCATTGATGGGTTGTTTGGTTTTGGTAACGAGCGATCGCTTGAAGGTAAACTTGCAGCAGCAGTTAATCAGTTGAATAGTTGGTCAAAATCTGTAGTTAGTATCGATCTCCCTTCAGGAATTCACACCGATACAGGAGAAGTTTTAGGGACGGCAGTAGTTGCTACTCATACTTTTTGTTTGGGTTTGTGGAAACGAGCATTTTTTCAAGACCAAGCTTTAGCTTATCTTGGTAAAGTAGAACGATTAAATTTTGGCATTCCTCCTCATGTCGTCTGGCAAGTTATTCCTCAACCTGCACCTATTCAACAAATTACTAGAAATATTGCCCAAAAATTATTACCTTTACCCCGTCCACCAGTAACTCACAAATATAAACAAGGACATCTCTTATTAATCTGTGGTTCTCATCGTTATGCAGGAGGTACACTTTTAACTGCTTTAGGTGCCAGAAGTTCGGGAGTAGGTATGTTATCAATTGCTGTCCCAGAATCTTTAAAACCAATCCTAGTAAGTCATTTACCCGATGCTTTAACCATTGGTTGTCCTGAAACCGAATCAGGCGCGATCGCATCTCTTCCCGATTTAGCTAAATTTAGTAATTATGATCTAATTGCCTGTGGTCCCGGTTTAACTCCTGAAGCGAAACCAATTGTTGAAACAGTATTAGAAGCTGAATGCCCTGTAGTATTAGATGCAGATGGATTAAATATCTTGGCACAACTCGGCACTTTATCAAGTTTAGCCAAAAGAAAAGCAACCACCGTTCTAACTCCTCATCTGGGAGAATTTAAACGCCTCTTTCCAGACATAGAAATTACCCATGGTGACAAAATTACAGCAGTCCAAACCGCATCTCAACAAAGTGGTGCAATTGTATTATTAAAAGGTGCCAGAACTGCGATCGCTCATCCTAATGGTTCGGTTTGGATTGTTCCCGAAAGCACTCCTGCCTTAGCTAGGGGAGGTAGCGGAGATGTTCTAACAGGTTTAATTGGTGGTTTAATGGCACAAATAGAAGCAGGGGAAAGTGAAAATAAAAACGAAGAAGTATTACATTCAATAGTCGCTACTGCTGCTTGGTGGCACGCTCAAGCAGGTATTTTAGCAGCTAAACAACGCACCGAATTGGGAGTAGATGCTCATACTTTATCTCAGTATTTAATTCCTGTTTGGCAACAATAA
- a CDS encoding tRNA (5-methylaminomethyl-2-thiouridylate)-methyltransferase — MNKVVVGLSGGVDSSVAAATLQDQGYQVVGLTLWLMKGKGQCCSEGMVDASRICEQLGIEHQIVDIRDVFQENIIDYLVSGYEAGVTPLPCSQCNRTVKFGPMLQYAKEKLGIDKIATGHYARIRYDEYSDRYQLLRAVDPKKDQSYFLYDLTQDLLAGTIFPLGNQTKEETRRFANQLDLKTANKPESQDLCLIEAHGSMQKFLDKYINQHEGDIVDLEGQVLGKHQGIHHYTIGQRKGLGIAAAEPLYVVKIDPVMNRVIVGNRAAGGRSECTVSRMNWVSITEPTTPICSEVQVRYRSQPVPVNVIPLENARVKLVFDEPIFGVTPGQAAVLYDGEILLAGGIIERE; from the coding sequence ATGAATAAGGTCGTTGTCGGCTTATCGGGTGGTGTTGATAGTTCTGTTGCTGCTGCCACTTTACAAGATCAAGGTTATCAAGTAGTTGGTCTTACTCTCTGGTTAATGAAGGGTAAGGGTCAATGCTGTTCGGAAGGAATGGTAGATGCATCGCGAATTTGTGAGCAATTGGGAATAGAACATCAGATTGTTGATATAAGAGACGTATTTCAAGAAAATATTATTGATTACTTAGTTTCTGGTTATGAAGCTGGTGTAACCCCTTTGCCTTGTTCGCAGTGTAATCGTACGGTGAAATTTGGGCCGATGCTGCAATATGCGAAGGAAAAATTAGGTATTGATAAAATTGCTACAGGTCATTATGCTCGAATTCGGTATGATGAGTATAGCGATCGCTATCAGTTATTACGGGCTGTCGATCCCAAAAAAGACCAGTCTTATTTTTTATACGATCTAACTCAAGATTTGTTGGCAGGAACAATATTTCCTCTTGGTAATCAAACCAAAGAAGAAACTAGACGATTTGCTAACCAATTAGACTTAAAAACAGCCAATAAACCCGAAAGTCAAGATTTATGCTTGATCGAAGCCCACGGTTCGATGCAAAAGTTTTTGGATAAGTATATAAATCAGCACGAAGGGGATATCGTTGATTTAGAAGGTCAGGTTTTAGGTAAACACCAAGGCATTCATCACTATACGATTGGGCAAAGAAAAGGTTTAGGTATTGCTGCTGCCGAACCTTTGTATGTGGTGAAAATCGATCCTGTGATGAATCGAGTCATTGTCGGTAATCGTGCTGCTGGTGGTCGTAGTGAATGTACTGTGAGTAGAATGAATTGGGTTTCTATTACTGAACCGACTACACCTATTTGCAGTGAAGTACAAGTTCGTTATCGTTCTCAACCTGTTCCAGTTAATGTAATTCCTTTAGAAAATGCCCGCGTCAAATTAGTATTTGATGAACCGATTTTTGGTGTTACTCCTGGTCAAGCTGCGGTTTTATATGACGGAGAAATACTATTAGCTGGTGGTATTATTGAACGGGAATAA
- a CDS encoding multi-sensor hybrid histidine kinase, translating to MSQTQRTVLMIDRNQEDCALIKRYLQQQEDYLYNFIQTETGQEGLELYQRYQPDVLLVDYQLLDLAGLEFLKQLQTQTKQFLLPVIIVTALGDEAIAVQCLKAGAQDYLVKEQISAHKLFLAIDTTIERVKLQLQLNQRVQSERVIAQITQQIYQSLDLNQVLQTTVDEVRQFLKTDRVLIFRFESNNNGRVLTESVGLEWRSLLDAKIKDVGLVEQEIELYRQGQISSHSELKNEAIDSKILARLQVQAELVVPILYENKLWGLLIVHSCQAPHLWQPLEIELLQQLTTQVAIAIRQAELYQQTQAELQQRRAAETTSKEIETRFRIMANTAPVMIWMSGVDKKGNFFNQPWLNFTGRTLEQELDNGWLERVHPDDVESYWNIYSSSFDVRQEFKMEYRLRRDDGEYRWILDHGVPRFCANGKFTGYIGSCIDISELKETEEALRTSEEFKQRILESSSDCIKLLDINGLLLYMNEGGMSLMEIEDFNPFLNAEWVNFWQGETYKKAQNAIAMAKAGEVTRFQGLCSTAKGLSKWWDVVVTPIHDASGKIIQLLSVSRDITDHKRTEEALRASETQFRMLADNMSQFAWMTDQNGWIFWYNRRWFDYTGTTLEEMQGWGWQKVHHPEHVERVVKYFSHCLKTGNLWEDTFPLRGKDGNYRWFLSRAIPIRDEQGQIICWFGTNTDIDDQKNTEEALRQSEERYRCLAELIPQLIWTTDTEGFVLDVNQRWTEYTGLTLAQVQSQGWEAVVYPEDLPSLTQQWVAALQAGTYYQAEGRMRRADGSYRWHLHQAVPQKNEQGKIIKWFGTATDIEIQKQLEGERDRLFQLEQSARAAAEQANRVKDEFLAILSHELRSPLNPILGWTQLMQSSKFDSTRIGEGLAIIERNAKLQTQLIDDLLDVAKILRGKLNLNLAPINLEVAIRQAIETVNTAAVAKLIAIEPVIEKIGLIYGDYARIQQIIWNLLSNAIKFTPNGGRIQIELKQVGNQAQITVTDTGKGIKSDFLPYIFESFRQEDLSISRKHGGLGLGLSIVRYLVEAHGGTVTADSLGEDRGSTFTVELPLLEIEPAINQTDGLLDNKIDLTGIRILTIDDHPDARLIQTLLLNQYGAEVLTVASAEEFWQALKSFQPHILISDIGMPEIDGYTLLRQLRSLPAKQGGQIPAIALTAYVGETERQKAIAVGFQQHLAKPINSYQLVQAVAKLVSKPMKEKH from the coding sequence ATGAGCCAAACACAGCGCACAGTATTAATGATTGATCGTAACCAAGAAGACTGTGCGCTTATCAAGCGTTATTTACAACAACAAGAAGATTACCTTTACAATTTTATTCAAACTGAAACAGGACAAGAAGGGTTAGAACTTTATCAGCGTTACCAACCAGATGTTTTGCTAGTTGACTATCAACTGCTCGACTTGGCAGGATTGGAATTTCTCAAACAGCTACAAACCCAAACTAAGCAGTTCCTTTTGCCTGTAATTATTGTTACGGCTCTCGGTGATGAAGCGATCGCAGTACAATGTCTTAAAGCAGGCGCACAAGACTATTTAGTTAAAGAGCAGATTTCTGCACATAAACTTTTCTTGGCAATTGATACCACCATTGAACGAGTCAAATTGCAACTGCAATTAAACCAGCGCGTGCAGAGTGAGCGAGTGATTGCTCAGATTACTCAACAAATTTATCAATCATTGGATTTAAACCAAGTTCTCCAGACAACAGTTGACGAGGTAAGACAGTTCCTAAAAACGGATCGCGTCCTGATCTTTCGGTTTGAATCAAATAATAATGGTAGAGTACTCACAGAATCAGTGGGTTTAGAATGGCGGTCGCTTCTGGATGCCAAAATTAAAGATGTTGGTTTAGTTGAGCAAGAAATCGAGCTATATCGCCAAGGACAAATTAGTTCTCACTCCGAGCTTAAAAATGAGGCAATTGATTCTAAAATCTTGGCTAGGCTTCAGGTACAAGCAGAACTAGTAGTGCCAATTTTGTATGAAAATAAATTATGGGGATTACTAATTGTCCATTCTTGTCAAGCACCTCATTTATGGCAACCGTTAGAAATTGAATTACTTCAGCAATTAACCACCCAAGTTGCGATCGCTATTCGGCAAGCGGAATTATATCAACAAACACAAGCTGAACTCCAACAGCGCAGAGCAGCAGAGACAACCAGTAAAGAAATTGAAACCCGATTCCGCATCATGGCAAACACTGCCCCCGTGATGATTTGGATGTCAGGAGTTGATAAAAAGGGTAACTTTTTTAACCAACCTTGGTTGAATTTTACTGGCAGAACACTAGAGCAAGAGCTAGACAATGGCTGGTTAGAAAGAGTCCATCCCGACGATGTTGAAAGTTACTGGAATATTTATTCATCTTCTTTCGATGTTCGCCAAGAGTTTAAGATGGAATATCGTCTGAGAAGAGATGATGGGGAATATCGTTGGATTTTAGACCACGGTGTCCCACGTTTTTGTGCCAATGGTAAATTTACTGGCTATATTGGTTCTTGCATCGATATCAGCGAATTGAAAGAAACTGAAGAGGCTTTACGAACCAGTGAAGAATTTAAACAACGGATCTTAGAAAGCAGTAGCGATTGCATCAAATTACTAGATATTAATGGTCTTCTCCTCTATATGAATGAGGGGGGAATGAGTTTGATGGAAATTGAAGATTTTAATCCTTTTCTTAACGCTGAGTGGGTCAATTTTTGGCAAGGTGAAACCTACAAGAAAGCCCAAAATGCGATCGCCATGGCTAAAGCAGGTGAGGTAACAAGATTTCAAGGTTTGTGTTCTACTGCTAAAGGGTTATCCAAATGGTGGGATGTGGTAGTTACGCCAATTCACGATGCCAGTGGAAAAATAATCCAACTTTTATCGGTATCACGAGATATTACCGACCATAAACGCACGGAAGAAGCCCTCCGCGCCAGCGAGACACAATTTCGGATGTTAGCAGACAATATGTCTCAGTTTGCCTGGATGACAGATCAAAATGGCTGGATTTTTTGGTACAACCGCCGTTGGTTTGATTACACTGGCACTACTCTGGAGGAAATGCAGGGTTGGGGATGGCAAAAAGTTCATCATCCAGAACACGTCGAACGTGTAGTTAAATATTTTAGTCATTGCCTCAAAACAGGAAATCTATGGGAAGATACTTTTCCCCTCAGAGGAAAAGATGGTAATTATCGTTGGTTTCTGTCCCGTGCCATACCGATTCGAGATGAGCAAGGACAAATTATTTGTTGGTTTGGTACGAATACTGATATCGACGACCAAAAAAACACTGAAGAAGCATTACGACAAAGTGAAGAACGATATCGCTGCCTGGCAGAATTAATTCCCCAACTAATCTGGACAACAGATACAGAAGGATTTGTGTTAGATGTGAACCAACGCTGGACGGAATATACTGGTTTAACTCTAGCCCAAGTACAAAGTCAAGGTTGGGAAGCAGTTGTTTATCCAGAGGATTTGCCTTCTCTGACTCAGCAATGGGTAGCAGCTTTACAAGCTGGAACTTATTACCAAGCCGAAGGTAGAATGCGACGGGCAGATGGTTCTTATCGTTGGCATTTGCACCAAGCTGTACCACAGAAAAACGAACAGGGAAAAATTATTAAATGGTTTGGTACGGCAACAGACATTGAGATTCAAAAACAATTAGAAGGAGAACGCGATCGCTTGTTCCAACTAGAACAATCGGCACGAGCAGCAGCCGAGCAAGCCAACCGTGTTAAGGATGAATTTCTGGCAATTCTCTCTCATGAATTGCGATCGCCACTCAATCCGATTTTAGGTTGGACACAACTTATGCAATCTAGTAAATTTGATTCCACTCGCATAGGTGAAGGTTTAGCAATTATTGAACGTAATGCTAAATTACAGACTCAACTAATTGATGATTTACTTGATGTTGCCAAAATTCTCCGCGGTAAATTAAATCTCAATCTCGCTCCTATTAATCTAGAAGTAGCGATCCGCCAAGCGATTGAAACTGTAAACACCGCAGCAGTTGCTAAATTAATCGCGATTGAGCCAGTAATTGAAAAGATTGGGTTGATTTATGGCGATTACGCTCGTATTCAACAAATTATTTGGAATTTGCTTTCTAATGCGATCAAATTTACCCCAAACGGCGGACGAATACAAATCGAACTTAAACAAGTAGGAAATCAAGCTCAAATTACAGTAACAGACACTGGCAAAGGGATCAAATCTGACTTTTTACCTTATATCTTTGAGTCTTTTCGACAGGAAGATCTTTCTATTTCTCGTAAACATGGTGGCTTAGGATTGGGGCTTTCTATCGTTCGGTATTTAGTCGAAGCCCACGGAGGCACGGTAACTGCTGATAGTTTGGGCGAAGATCGAGGATCAACTTTTACGGTTGAATTACCACTGCTTGAAATTGAACCAGCTATAAATCAAACAGATGGGTTATTAGACAACAAAATCGATCTAACAGGCATTCGCATCTTAACTATTGACGATCATCCCGATGCTCGCCTGATCCAAACTTTATTACTCAATCAATATGGTGCAGAAGTCCTAACCGTTGCCTCTGCTGAAGAATTTTGGCAAGCTTTAAAATCATTCCAACCCCATATTTTGATCAGTGATATTGGTATGCCAGAGATAGATGGTTATACCTTACTTCGGCAGTTACGTTCTCTACCAGCCAAACAAGGTGGTCAAATTCCAGCGATCGCCTTAACTGCTTATGTAGGAGAAACGGAACGACAAAAAGCGATCGCTGTTGGCTTTCAACAACATTTAGCCAAGCCGATCAATTCCTATCAGCTAGTTCAAGCTGTAGCCAAACTTGTTTCTAAACCCATGAAAGAAAAACATTAG